From Amycolatopsis sp. WQ 127309:
CGTCACCACCGCCACGACGGCCACCAGCGCGGTGATCCCGACGAGTTCCGGCCCCGGCAGCGGCACGGTTTCGTTGAGCACGGCGAACGCGGACGCCATGGATTCCCTCCCCGGAGCCGTGGAGCCGTCCTCCACAGTGTCACCGGTGCCGCGGGCCAAGCGGCATCCCCGCCGGGAATTGTCCTAGAGCTGTCCAACGTCACGCGGACGCGGGTGTGTGCTCCGCGTCGTAGGCGTCGCGGGCGTCCTGGACCGACGTCATGTGCTGCCGCGCCCACCGGTCCAGCATCTCCAGCGGCTCGGAAAGGTTGCGCCCCAACGAGGTCAGCTCGTACTCGACCTTCGGCGGGATGACCGCGTACGCCGTGCGGGTGAGGATGCCGTCGCGGACCAGGCTGCGCAGGGTCTGCGTCAGGACCTTCTGCGAGATGCCGTCCACGCGGCGGGCGATCTCGGTGAACCGCAGCGGGCCGTCGGTGAGCGCGCCGACGATGAGGACCGTCCACTGGTCGCCGATGCGGTCGAGCAGCTGGCGGGTCGGGCAGTCGCGGTCGTACGGGTCCGGGTGCACAGCGCGTCTCCTCACTTTCCCAAAGAGAGTAACACGCGATTCAGGCGGTGGGAGCCATCAACGTGGCGAACAGGATCCGCAGGTGGCGGCGCCCGCGTTCCCAGCGCGCGTCCAGCTCGCCCTGGTCGCGGGTGGCCCAGCTGGCGATGAGGATGCCGCGCACGACGTCCATCGCGGTGTACACCGCGTGCAGGAACTCGTGGTGCCCCGCGTGCTCCGGCAGCAGCGCCTTGCCGAACTCGACCAGGCTGGACGTCGCGATCGGCTCGACCACGGCCATCTGACGGCGCAGCTCGGCGTCGGTCCGCGACGCGACCCACAGCTCCACCGTCGCCGAGAACACCGGCCCCTGGTGCATCTCCCACATCAGCTGCAGCGCGTCGCCGACCGGGTCGGTGGACGCGCGCAGCCGGTCCAGCTCGGCCATCGCGACCTCGGTGCGTTTCGCCGCCAGGTGCCGGATCGCCGAGGTGACCAGGTCGGCCTTCGTCGGGAAGTGGTGCACCTGCGCGCCGCGCGTGACACCGGCGCGGTCGGCGACGCGGGTGGTCGTCGTGCCCGCGTAGCCGTACTCGACCAGGCAGTCGATCGTCGCGTCGAGCAGCCGGACGCGCATCGCCGCGCTGCGCTCCTCCTGGGTGCGGCCGGTCGATCCCCGTCGTGGCGCTGACATGCGCCCACTTTATGGGGCGACGCGTGCCTCGGTCGCGGCGACCAGCCCGGCGACCACCCGCTTGATGAACACGCCCAGGATCCGCCGGTAGAACCAGCCGGTGCCGGGGATCTTCGCGGTGAACGTCGAATGCCAGTGAACCTCGGTGCCGCCGTCGGCCGGCGAAAGGTCGACGTAGGCGACGTAGTCCCGCAGCGGCAGGCCGTGCTCCAGCGCGTAGCCGAACCGGCGCCCGGGCTCCAGCGCGACGATCCGCTCGTACGAGCGGGTGCGGCCGGTGCGGAACAGCCGGACCGCGCCGAGCCCTTCCGGCTCCCCTTCCCCCTCGCTGACCAGCTCGAACGACTCCAGCGGCGACCACGTCGGCCAGCTCGTGCCGTCACGGAGGAGGGCGTAGACGGTGCCGGCCGACGCGGACGTCCGGCCGCGGACCGATATACTCTGTACCATTTGGTACGTGTACCATCTGGTACATGATCGACACAAGCCCGCGCGCCAAGCTGCTGGACGCGGCGATCGACCACATCGCCCACCACGGCGGCGCGAGCGAGAGCCTGCGCGCCCTGGCCGCCGGCCTCGGCACCAGCCACCGCATGCTCATCTACCACTTCGGCTCGAAGGAAGGCCTGCTCACGGCCGTCGCGCGCGAGGTCGAGGCCCGGCAGCGCGCGGCCTTGGCCGACGTCGGCGAGGGCCGCGAGTTCTGGCGGCGGCTGACCGACGAGGACCTGCGCGCCAACGAGAAGCTCTTCTTCCAGCTCTACGGCCAGGCCCTCGGCGGCACCCCGGGCACGACCGGGTTCCTGAACGGCGTCGTCGACGACTGGCTCGGCCCGATCGAGGCCCTGCTCGCGCGCTACGGCGTCCCCGAGGCCGACCGGCCGGCGCACGCCCGGCTCAGCCTCGCCGTCACCCGCGGCCTGCTGCTGGACCTCGTCACGACCGGCGACCGCGCGGCCGTCGACGCCGCGATGGAGCTTTTCCTGGCGAGATACCAGAAGTGATACTGGCGCCATGCGGCTGACACTGGGGTTCCTGCTCGCGCTGGTCACGACGGCGGTCCTCGCGCCCGCGGCAGCGGCCGAAACCGGCCCGGTCCGCGCGACGGCGTGGGTCGAAACCGGCGCCGACCTCGACCACGACGGCAGGCCCGACCGCGTCGCCGCCGACGTCGTCCGGCCCGCCGGGCGCGGACGCGTCCCGGTGATCCTCGACGTCAGCCCGTACTTCGCGTGCTGCGGCCGCGGCAACGAGTCCCAGAAGAAAACGTTTGCGCCGGACGGCACCCCCGAGCAGTTCCCGTTGTTCCTCGACAACTACTTCGTGCCGCGCGGGTACGCGGTGGTGCTGGCCGACGTCGGCGGTACGAACCGCTCGTCCGGCTGCTTCGACGACGTCGCCGACGGCAACGCCGTCGTGAACTGGCTCAACGGCCGGGCGAAGGCCTTCGACGCGCCCGACGGCGGGCGGCCGGTGACGGCCGACTGGGCCACCGGGGACGTCGGCGCGATCGGCAAGTCCCAGGACGGCGCCACCGCGATCGGCATGGCCGCCTCCGGGATCGCCGGACTGAAGACGATCGTGCCGATCGAAGGCGTCGCCGACAACTACGCCCAGCTCGTCGCGAACGGCGCGCCCTTGGCGACGCCGGACAACACCGGGTCGGCCTTCACCTACAACGACCGCGCGGCGCGGTTGTGTCAGCCGTTCGAGGCGGACGTCAAGGCGCGCATGGGCACGGACGGTGACTACAACGCCTATTGGCAGAGCGTGAACTACGTCCCGCAGGCCGGGCGGGTGCGCGCGAGCGTGCTGATCGCGCAGGGGTTCGGGGACAGCGTCGTCGGCCCGGACCAGTTCGCCGCGTATTGGGCCGCGCTCGGCCGGGCGGGGGTGCCGCGCCAGGCGTGGCTGAGCCAGGCCGGCCACGTCGACCCGTTCGACCTGCAGCGGGCGCGGTGGGTGGACACGCTGGGCCGCTGGTTCGACCGCTGGCTGCGGGGCGTCCGCAACGGCGTCGAGCACGAGCCCGCCGTGCACCTGGAAACCACGCCGGACCGGTGGACGGACGTCCGGGCCTGGCCGCCCGCGACCACCGCCACGACGTTCCGGCCGGCGGCCGGCGGCACGCTCGGGCGGCGTGGTTCCGGCACGGCCACGGTCGTCGACGACCCGGCGGCCGGCCGCGAGCAGTGGGCGGCCGGGACGTCGGCCGCGCGGTTCACCGGCGCTCCCCTGACCTCGGCGGTGCGGCTCGCCGGGACGCCGTCGATGACGATCACCGCGTCGTCCGACAAGCCCGCCGCGCGGCTCGGCGTCGCGCTCGTCGACTACGGCCCTGCGGAAGTCCGGAACACCACGAACTACGGCAGCGGGATCAAGACCCTGACCACCCGATCGTGCTGGGGTGTGAGCCGGCCCGGTGACAGCGCGTGCTTCCTGGACACCGCCACCGACCTCGTCCACGTCGACCACCAGATCGTCGCCGCGGGCTGGGCCGACCTCGGGCACCACGCGTCGCTGCGCCACGGCGAGCCGCTCGTGCCGGGGCGGGCGTACCCGATGACGTTCACGCTGAGCAGCCTCGACCACGTCGTCCCGGCCGGGCACCGGCTCGGGCTGCTGCTCGGCGGCACCGACGGGCAGCTGTTCGACCCGGCGCTGCCGGTACTGGGCGACACGCTGACGTTCGACCTCGCGCGGACGTCGATCACCGTGGGCCTTACACAGCCCGAACACTAGGCGCACGCCGCCCGAACACCGGCCCGCCAGAGTTCTCCTCGTACCCGGAAACCTTCCTGAGGGAGACACCATGCGAGGACCCACCTGGACGCGGCGGCTGGCACTGGCGGGCGCCGGGAGCGCGGCCTGCCTGCTGGCGCTGTCGCCGCTGGCCTCGGCCCAGACGACGTCCCCGGCGCCGGTCGCGCCGATCACGCTCAGCCCCGAGGAGTCGCAGCAGGTCTGCGGCGACTGGGTGCCGAAGCTGCAGAAGCGGGCCGACAACCTGGAGAAGCGGATCAACGGCGGCGCCGAGGTCGCCGGCTCGGTCGCCAACCTCAAGGCCCGCGCCCAGGACCAGCGCACGGCCGGGCACAACGACCGCGCCACCAAGCTCGACGAGCGCGCCACCAAGCGGCAGGGCAAGGTCGGCGAACTGACCACGGCGAAGCAGAAGCTCGACGCCTTCGCGACGGCGCACTGCAAGCCGGCCGCCCCGGCGCCGACCAAGTGAGGGCGGCGAGGATCGCGGCGGCGGTCGGGGCGGCCGCGCTCATCACGCTCGGCTGCTCGGCCTGCCGCGACAACCTGATGGGCTCGCCGGACTCCGGGACTTCCCCGGCGTCGTCCGAGCTGAGCGGCATCGAGTCGACGCTCAACGGTGTCGAGTCCGACATGAACGACGACGGCTCCCCCTGACCGGCTAGCGTCTCCCCGGGGGCGACGGCGGAGACGGGAGCGGCAATGGGGTCACCGGGACGCGGCCTCGTCCTCGTGGTCGAGGACGAGGCCGCGATCGCCGAGCTGGCGGCGCTGTACCTCAAGCGCGACGGCTTCGGCGTGCACGTCGAGGCGGACGGCGGCCGCGCGCTCGACGCCGTCCGGCGGCTCAAGCCGGTGGCGATCGTGCTCGACATCGGACTGTCCGGAATGGACGGTATCGAGATCTGCAAGACGCTGCGCGCGGCCGGGGACTGGACGCCGGTGCTGTTCGTCACCGCCCGCGACGACGAGCTGGATCGCTTGCTGGGCTTGGAGATCGGCGCCGACGACTACCTGACCAAGCCGTTCAGCCCACGCGAGCTGGCCGCCCGGGTCCGGACCGTGCTGCGACGCGCGTCCGGCGCGGCGCCGGCCCCGTCGGCGTTCACCGTCGGCGCGGCGCGCGTCGACCTCACGAGCCGCCGCGCCTGGGCCGGCGAGACGGAGATTTCCCTGACGTCCACGGAGTTCGACCTGCTCACGCACCTGCTCCGGCACCCGGGGCAGGTGCTTTCGCGCGACCAGCTGCTGAGCGCCGTCTGGGGCTACGCCGCCGCGGCGGGCACGCGCACGGTCGACGTCCACGTCGCGCAGCTGCGGGCGAAACTCGGCGCGGCCAGTCCGATCAGGACGGTCCGCGGCATCGGCTACGCGGCGGACCAGGCATGAGGTACCGCGGGACGCTCGCCGGGCGGATCACGCTCGTCTGCCTCGCCGTCGCCGGGATCGCGGTGATCGTGGCCGGGTTCGTGGCGGCGCGGCTGATCCGGACCACGGCGGACAACGTGCTGCAGGCGTCGCTGTCCGCGCAGGCCGACGTCGTCGCGTCGCAGCTCGACGAAAGCGGCATCGGCAACCGGCTGGGCGTCGGCAAGGTCGCCGACGTCGTCCGCGGTCAGGGCATCTCGGTCGTGGTGCGGCGCGCGGGCGGCCAGGCCGTCGGGGACGCCGTGTCGGTGCAGGCGGCGGCGAAGGCGGGGCTCGGCGCCGCGCACTCGGAGCGGGTGCTGGTCGCGGGCGCGCAGTACCTGGTGGAGACGCGGGCGGTCGGGACGCGCGGGGCGGCGTTCGCGCTGGTCCTGCCGGCGCGCAACGCGGAGACGACGCAGCGCGCGCTGGTCCGGAACATCGCGTTCGCGCTGGGGATCGGGCTGCTGGTGGCGGCCGCGGCCGGGTTCGTGTCCGGCCGGCTGCTGGGCCGTCCGCTGCGCCGGGCGGCCGCGGCCGCGGGGTCGTTGCGGGCCGGCCGGCGGGACGTCCGGGTGCCGGTGGAGGGACCTCGGGAAGTCGCGGAAGTGGCGGGTTCGCTGAACTCGCTGGCCGACGCGCTCGCCCAGAGCGAGGCGCGGCAGCGGGACTTCCTGCTGTCGGTGTCGCACGAGCTGCGGACGCCGTTGACGGCGGTGACGGGCTTCGCCGAGGCGATCGCGGACGGCGTAACGTCGGGCGACGACGCCCAGCGCGCCGGCCAGACCATCCAGCGCGAGGCCGCGCGGCTGGAACGCCTGGTCACGGACCTGCTGGAGCTGGCCCGGCTGGGCGCCGACGAGTTCAGGCTGGACGTCACGACCCTGGACCTGGGCGCGCTGCTGCGCGACTGCGCCGAGGTCTGGCAGCTGCGGTGCGCCCGGGAGAACGTGCGACTGTCCGTTGCGGCGCCGTCGTCCCCGGTCCCGGTGCGGGCCGACGCCCGCCGGTTGCACCAGGTCGTCGACGGCCTGGCGGAAAACGCCCTGCGAGTCACCCCCTCAGGCGCCCCCATGGTCTTCTCCCTGTCAGTGTCCGGCCCCAACGCTCAGCTTTCCGTCCGCGACGGCGGCCCGGGCTTGGCCCCGGAGGACTACCCGGTGGCCTTCGAGCGCGGCGTCCTGAACGCCCGCTACCGCGACCGCCGCCCAGTCGGCTCGGGCATCGGCCTGGCCCTGGTCCACGCCCTGGTCACCCGCATGGGCGGAGACCTGACAGCCGGCCCGGCCCCCGAAGGCGGCGCCGCGTTCACCATCACCCTCCCCCTGGCGGCGACGTCCGCCACCGTGCCGCTCCCCCGCCCCTGATTCCGCAAGCCGGGGCCCGGACCCCGGAGTTCGGCCACGATTCGCCCGGATGCGAATCCAGCCCGGGCAGTTCAGCGCAGCGCGACCGAACGACTCGTGAATTCACTGGGCAAGCGGCACCCACGCACTCGGTTGGTGCTCACTCTCCGTCGAACTCGGGCACGATCGAACACCCAACGGATCTAGCGAATAGCTCGGCGATCCTGTGTTCGTGACCACCCATCCGCGCCCAGCGCGTAACTTTATGTTCAATCCCAGCGACAGAGAAACTCGGTGGGTGTCCACTTCGACAGCGCTCAGCGACCGAATCTCCATGCACAATCACTGTGACGGGAGTACGGAACTTGACGGAGGAACGAAAGCAACGCGGCGATCGGGAAGCCGCGGATCCCGGTGAGCGGGACCGGAGTTTGGCCCGCGCTTACGAACTCGGGGCCTCCATCGAAGAGCTCGCCGAGCAGGAAGGTCTGAGCTACACGTGGATGCGGCGAAAACTGCGCAACGCGGGTGCCGAGCTGCGGCGCAGACCCGCCCCGAAGCCTTGTCCGATTCCCCTGGATCAGCTGGCGGACGAGTACCACGCGGGAGCCAGCATTATGGTGCTGGCCCGGACCTACGGTTTGTATTACAAGCGAGTCCGTGAGCTCCTGCTCGGTCACGGTGTGCAGTTGCGCCCCTCGACTCGCGCCAAACCCGACTCTTGACCTGGTTGTGCCGTGGGTCACTCGACAGTTAATCACCTCCCGTGCAGGTGCACGGGAACTTTTCGTGCTTTCGAGTGGAAATTCCGAATTCCGCCAAAAGTATGCTCGATCGGCGAGTAAACAGAGAAGTTCGGGACTTGCGGGGGAGATCTCGGATGGACGAGCAAGTAGAACGGTCACGCACACCGGAAAGAGAAGGACCCGGCGCGGGGCCACCGTTCCAGTTACCGGCCGCAACCGGGCGCCTGGTCGGCCGCGATGTCACCTTGACCAAGCTGGACGAGCTCTGGGGCCACCGCGACGTTTCTCGTCCGCTCGTCGTGCTCGACGGCATGGGCGGGGTCGGCAAAACCGCCGTGGCGACGCACTGGCTGCACCTGCGCCGCGCCGACTTCCCCGACGGTCTGCTGTACGCCAACCTCAGTGAAGCAGACGGCAGCCCGGTCACCCCCGAGGATGCCCTGCACGGCTTCCTCACGTCCCTGGGCCTGCCGGCGGCCGAGGTCCCGACGGGGCCTGGCCGCCGGTCGGCGATGTTCCGCGCATTCACCGCCGAACGGCACCTGGCGATCTTGCTCGACGACGCCGTGTCGGCGGCTCAAGTGCGTGCCCTCCTCCCGGCCACATCGTCGGTGCTGGTGGTGGTGACCAGCCGGCGCCGGTTGGCCGGCCTCGGGATCGACGACGCCACGCTGATCACGGTCGAGCCCTTGGATCCGGACGCGTCCGCGGAACTGCTGCGCGAGACGATCGGCCGGGAAAGGCTGTCGGCCGAGCCCGCCGCGGCCGACCTGATCATCGCGGCCTGCGGTGGCTTGCCCCTGGCGCTGGGTGTGGTGGCCGCGCGGCTTCGGGCCCGGCCGCTCCGTCGTCTCGAGCGCGAAGCGCACAGCTACGTCCGGCACCTGGAAACGGCTGACGAGGTCCCGGAAGACGTCCGCGACGTCCAGGCGGTCTTCGACGCGTCGTATGCCGAGTTGCCCGGCGGCGCCGCACGGCTGTACCGCGTGTGCGGACTGCACCCCGGGCCGCAGGTCGCGCTCGAGACCCTGGCCGACGTACTCGGCTTCCCGCTCGAACGGATCGAAGACGACGTCGAGGCCCTGGTCGGTTCGAACCTGCTCGCCGACGCCGACGATGACCGGGTCACCCAGCACGAACTGCTTCGGCGGGACGCCCGGAGCCGGGCCGAGAGGGAGGACAGTTCCTCCGATCGGCGAGCGATCGCCCGGGGTTTCGTGCGCTGGTACCTCGCCCGGGCCCAGCTGGCCGACACTGTGATCCACCCGCACCGGCAAAGGTTCGCGCAGCCGGACACCGCAGGCTCGGCGACTTTCGGTAATCGAGCATCGGCGGTCGCGTGGTGGCGCCGCGAGCTGTCCACACTCCGCGCGGCCTTCGCCGAGGCGGACCGGAACCAGTGGGACGAGGAGACGTGGAAGTTCTGCGAGGCCTCTTGGGGTTTCTTCCTCCACCACCGCGACTACGAACCCTGGCTTTCGATGAACACCGCGGGCGTGGCCGCGGCACGGCGATGCGCGAAACCATTGGTCGAAGCCCGGCTGAGATCCCAGCTGGCGTTCGCCTACGCGAAACTCCACCGGTACGACGAGGCCGTCTCCCAGAACCTGACCGCCCTGCGGCTGAGCGAGCAGGAAGGAGACGGCCAGACGCGCGCGACGGCGCTGTCACAGCTCGGACGGGCCACCCGAGGACAAGGTGACCTGCCGGGCGCACTCGGGTTCTACCGGCAGTCAGTGGCACTGCACGAGGAGTTGGGCAATCGCCGCGGCGTGGCGCTGGGCCGGCGACGCTGCGGTGAAGTGCTGTCCGAGCTGGGCCAGACCGGCGAAGCAAGCATCGAGCTGGAAGCGTCCGCGAACCTGATGGACGAACTCGGGGACGCCAACCAGCACGCCCGCGCCGTCATGGCACTCGCCGGCATCCGCGAACGCGACGGCCGCCCGGGAACGGCGATCGAGATGCTGTCGGCAGCGTTAGCGGTCGTCGAACGCCTCGACTCTCCTTACTACACGGCCGAAATCCTGGCCTCGCTCGGCCGGATCGAGGGTCGCCATGGTCGTGACGAGGAGGCACGCAACCACCTCGCCCGGGCTCGCGAGCTCTACGCCAGGACGGGGGATCCACAAGCCACCGCCAACGACGGCGAGTGAACGCAGCCTGTCGACCCAGTCACCGGGCACGGTGCGGTTGGCGAACCAGCACACGCCGGCACCAGGCAGGCCGAGGGCACAGCCACCGGGAAACGCGGACACCGCCGCTTCCGCTCCTGGGGAGGCGCGCAGTGCGGCCGTGACCTGCTTCCCTGCGGGCTCGGCTGAAGCGGCGTCCCTGCACAGCACCACGTCTGCGCAGGCGAACCAGGATCGCGACGCACAGTCGTCCACCACGACGAGCACATCAGCCCAGGCCTTCCGATGACGGCCGAGCCGCACCCGCAGCACACCCTGGTGACAGACGGCGGCCGGTGGTCCGGACGCCACCACCCAGCCGGTCACGCCCCCGACTGCCAGGGCACCGGAGCCGGCAGCACCGCCGGCTCAGCCGGTTCACGCGGCTCGGAAAGCTCCATAAGCCGGTACATCGCCTTTCGCAGGGCCGCGGCCGCGCCGTCCGGCCGCGAGGTGATGGCCGCGGACACCGCCGCCGCCACCTGGTCCCGTGCCTCGACGGCGCGTCCCACTTGGTCGACGAGCGGCTGATCGTGCCGCAATCCCGGAGCCTCTCGCCGCACCAGATCGCCCAGGCTGCCCTCTCGGAGCGCGTCTCCCGGGTGCGCGGCGACCGTGACCGGGCACCCGATCGCGGCAGCGTACGCGGTCGTGGACCCGTGGTCCCCGATCACCCAGTCGGACGCGATCATTGTTGCCTGCCAACCGGCATCGGGTGGGATCAGGAGCAACCCGGCGCGAACGCACGAGGAGAACCAGGCAGCCACCTGCCGCTTCCCGTGCACCGTCCAGACGAGGGGGTGCAACACTGCCGCGACCGCATAACGATTCGACGCGAGCGCGTCGCAGACCGCTCGTCCCAGCTTGGGCAGTTGCCCGAACACCGAGTCCGTCGACCAGGTGGAGCTGATCGTGACCAGGTGCTGGTCGGATCCGACGCCGAGGCGGTCACGGTACTGCTGCCGGCGGAACGCGCTGGCGCGCATCCTGTCGAGGCAGATGTCCCCGGTGACGTCGACGCGGGACAGGACTTCCGGACAGAGGTCGCGGACGGCGTCACGCTCGGCCTCGGTGCCGAGTGCGAGGACCGACGGCAGGATCCGGCCCCGGTAGGTGAGCAACTCCCGGTCGAGGCCGGTGGCCGGCGCCGCCGTGGCGCCGGCCTTCCGGCTGAACCGGTACGACTTCAGCGCACCGGCGCCGTGGCTGACGAGGAGGATCGGCCCGCGCAGTTCCGCCAGGTGCCGGTGGCTCGCGGTCAGCACGAGGTCGAACCGGTGCTGGATCGCCTGGTGCCAGGGCAGCACCAGGCCGTGCTGTGCCCGCACGAACTCTTCGACGCCGTACCAGCTGTCGGTGTCGTGCGGAACCGTGAACAGGATCTGCACCCGATGGTCGGTCTCGAGCAGTGGCACCAGGTCGAGCAACCGCGTGCCCGCGGCCATCGTCGGCACCACCACCAACGCCGTCCGGCAGCCGGGGCGGGTGACCCGCAAGTGCGCACCCATCCCTATCGGCCCGCGAACCCATTGATCCATCTTCGTGCTCCCTCCCGTATTCGGCACCCTCGGGAGCAATCGTGCAATGGTCGTCCGACAAGCAACTTCCAGCTAGTGGACAAAATGCTGACAAAGGATCACCTGCGTCCCGCGAAAGCGTGCTTCGGCGACTCTGACGTGGATTTATCGCTGCGAGAGTGCCAAAATCGACAACGATGAAGCGAAGGTGGGGCGCTTCTACGGGAGGGGAAGCAGAATGGAGATCGCGTTCGGAATTCTCGGGCAGACAACGATGCGAATGCACGGGAACCTGACCGTGAAATGGTCTCATCGGCGCGAGCGCAACATCACGGCGGCGCTGCTGACCCAGCCCGGCAAGCGTGTCTCGATCGAGTCCCTGGTCGACTGGGCGTGGAACGACGACGAAGAACGCCCCCGGTCGCCGAAGGGCGCGCTCTACAAGTGCGCGGCCAGGATCCGGCAGGCGCTGGAAGGCGCCGTCGCGCCCGCGACCCTGGTCGCGGACAACGGTGGCTACCGGCTGGACGTCGACCCCGATCTCATCGACTACCACGTCTTCCGATGGATGATGCGCCACGCGCACGGGCTCAGCGACCAGGGGAACCACCAGGCGGCCTGCGAAGCCGCGCGGAACGCACTGGCCCTGTGGAACGACGAGCCGCTCGCGGGGATCACGTCGGCGGCCGCCGAAAACTGGCGCGTTTCGGTGACGGACAACGACTGGATTCCGGCCAGCACCTTCCTGCTCGCCGAATTGCTCACGGCCGGGCATCCTGCGGAGGCGCTGGGACTCCTGGACCAACTCGGGCACGCGTACTCGACGGAGCTCTGGTTCGCGAAACTGCGACTGCAGGCACTCACCGCGATCGGGCGCTACCGCGCGCGGGACGAGTACTTCCGCGAAATGTACCGGACGTTCCGGCAGGACCACGACGTCCAAGCCGCCGACGATCTCCGCGCCCTCAACGAACACCTCCGCACGCCCGAACGCCTCGCCGGGCCGACGGGCGACGACGGACCCGACCTGGCCTCGCCGCCCGGCATCGCGTCGGCACCGTTGCGGGAAGTCCCCCGGGACATCGGCCACTTCACCGGCCGGGACGACGTGCTGGCCAGCCTCGACGCCACGATCATCCCCAGGCCCGGGCCGTTCACCCCGGCCCTCGTCACGCTGACCGGGCCTCCGGGGGTCGGCAAAACGAGCACAGCCGTCCGATGGGCGCACCGCACGGCCGACCGCTTCCCCGGTGGGGTCGCGCTTGTGGACCTGCACGGGGTCGGACCGGGGATGCGAGTCGAATCGGCCGACGTCGTCGACAACCTCCTGTCGGCCTCGGGCTACCCGGTCGACCGCATCGTCGGCGCGGCCGGGCGCGCCAAACGGTTACGCGGCCTGCTGAGCGACCACCCGATGCTGGTGGTGCTGGACAACGCCCAGGACACCGAACACATCGAGACGCTGCTGAGTGTCCTGTCGGACTGCGCGGTGATCATCACGTCCCGGCAGCGTCTCACCCGGCTGGCCCGGCAGCACCACAGCCCGGTCATCACGCTGGCGCCGCTGGCCCCGG
This genomic window contains:
- a CDS encoding helix-turn-helix domain-containing protein; translation: MHPDPYDRDCPTRQLLDRIGDQWTVLIVGALTDGPLRFTEIARRVDGISQKVLTQTLRSLVRDGILTRTAYAVIPPKVEYELTSLGRNLSEPLEMLDRWARQHMTSVQDARDAYDAEHTPASA
- a CDS encoding TetR/AcrR family transcriptional regulator, coding for MRVRLLDATIDCLVEYGYAGTTTTRVADRAGVTRGAQVHHFPTKADLVTSAIRHLAAKRTEVAMAELDRLRASTDPVGDALQLMWEMHQGPVFSATVELWVASRTDAELRRQMAVVEPIATSSLVEFGKALLPEHAGHHEFLHAVYTAMDVVRGILIASWATRDQGELDARWERGRRHLRILFATLMAPTA
- a CDS encoding SRPBCC family protein, which gives rise to MVQSISVRGRTSASAGTVYALLRDGTSWPTWSPLESFELVSEGEGEPEGLGAVRLFRTGRTRSYERIVALEPGRRFGYALEHGLPLRDYVAYVDLSPADGGTEVHWHSTFTAKIPGTGWFYRRILGVFIKRVVAGLVAATEARVAP
- a CDS encoding TetR/AcrR family transcriptional regulator, which produces MIDTSPRAKLLDAAIDHIAHHGGASESLRALAAGLGTSHRMLIYHFGSKEGLLTAVAREVEARQRAALADVGEGREFWRRLTDEDLRANEKLFFQLYGQALGGTPGTTGFLNGVVDDWLGPIEALLARYGVPEADRPAHARLSLAVTRGLLLDLVTTGDRAAVDAAMELFLARYQK
- a CDS encoding CocE/NonD family hydrolase translates to MRLTLGFLLALVTTAVLAPAAAAETGPVRATAWVETGADLDHDGRPDRVAADVVRPAGRGRVPVILDVSPYFACCGRGNESQKKTFAPDGTPEQFPLFLDNYFVPRGYAVVLADVGGTNRSSGCFDDVADGNAVVNWLNGRAKAFDAPDGGRPVTADWATGDVGAIGKSQDGATAIGMAASGIAGLKTIVPIEGVADNYAQLVANGAPLATPDNTGSAFTYNDRAARLCQPFEADVKARMGTDGDYNAYWQSVNYVPQAGRVRASVLIAQGFGDSVVGPDQFAAYWAALGRAGVPRQAWLSQAGHVDPFDLQRARWVDTLGRWFDRWLRGVRNGVEHEPAVHLETTPDRWTDVRAWPPATTATTFRPAAGGTLGRRGSGTATVVDDPAAGREQWAAGTSAARFTGAPLTSAVRLAGTPSMTITASSDKPAARLGVALVDYGPAEVRNTTNYGSGIKTLTTRSCWGVSRPGDSACFLDTATDLVHVDHQIVAAGWADLGHHASLRHGEPLVPGRAYPMTFTLSSLDHVVPAGHRLGLLLGGTDGQLFDPALPVLGDTLTFDLARTSITVGLTQPEH
- a CDS encoding DUF3435 domain-containing protein — translated: MRGPTWTRRLALAGAGSAACLLALSPLASAQTTSPAPVAPITLSPEESQQVCGDWVPKLQKRADNLEKRINGGAEVAGSVANLKARAQDQRTAGHNDRATKLDERATKRQGKVGELTTAKQKLDAFATAHCKPAAPAPTK
- a CDS encoding response regulator transcription factor, whose translation is MGSPGRGLVLVVEDEAAIAELAALYLKRDGFGVHVEADGGRALDAVRRLKPVAIVLDIGLSGMDGIEICKTLRAAGDWTPVLFVTARDDELDRLLGLEIGADDYLTKPFSPRELAARVRTVLRRASGAAPAPSAFTVGAARVDLTSRRAWAGETEISLTSTEFDLLTHLLRHPGQVLSRDQLLSAVWGYAAAAGTRTVDVHVAQLRAKLGAASPIRTVRGIGYAADQA
- a CDS encoding cell wall metabolism sensor histidine kinase WalK — its product is MRYRGTLAGRITLVCLAVAGIAVIVAGFVAARLIRTTADNVLQASLSAQADVVASQLDESGIGNRLGVGKVADVVRGQGISVVVRRAGGQAVGDAVSVQAAAKAGLGAAHSERVLVAGAQYLVETRAVGTRGAAFALVLPARNAETTQRALVRNIAFALGIGLLVAAAAGFVSGRLLGRPLRRAAAAAGSLRAGRRDVRVPVEGPREVAEVAGSLNSLADALAQSEARQRDFLLSVSHELRTPLTAVTGFAEAIADGVTSGDDAQRAGQTIQREAARLERLVTDLLELARLGADEFRLDVTTLDLGALLRDCAEVWQLRCARENVRLSVAAPSSPVPVRADARRLHQVVDGLAENALRVTPSGAPMVFSLSVSGPNAQLSVRDGGPGLAPEDYPVAFERGVLNARYRDRRPVGSGIGLALVHALVTRMGGDLTAGPAPEGGAAFTITLPLAATSATVPLPRP
- a CDS encoding helix-turn-helix domain-containing protein; this translates as MTEERKQRGDREAADPGERDRSLARAYELGASIEELAEQEGLSYTWMRRKLRNAGAELRRRPAPKPCPIPLDQLADEYHAGASIMVLARTYGLYYKRVRELLLGHGVQLRPSTRAKPDS